The Eleftheria terrae genome has a window encoding:
- a CDS encoding DUF6351 family protein — MDLFNLRSRASRKAGAQRRTSLWASAVLCASLGGGLATTACATASKADAALLTAEVLSGRADMVSGGSTLLGVTLPAGVPVDSLRFTVDGVPAKAQVLRSRDQRVEALVSGLPVGEHQVRVASTNLPDTVAQVVVRNHPLWGPIFSGPHLAPFECRTREAGLGAPLDANCSAATRYDWFYFTAGGERKRLAAPLGPRPADLASTTTLDGRSVPFIVRVESGTLNRAIYRIAVLDDPKAAGAWNPAGWNQRVVLRFGESTGVQYNQGVNSVDDVFKTTDFDRQSITALARGFAYVGATLNINKVNVNDPLAAETAMMLREHVAKHYGVPRWMAGLGGSGGAIQQLLIAQNYPGILDGLMADASFPDVFSTAMAVSDCRLLQRYFAHSPPTDEVRRAVEGHFKDTCRNWDAGNADAIVVTSGAVQPACGLSDPQRIYHPVRNPQGVRCSIYDVNAASLGRDADTGFVRRTLDNVGVQYGLTGLRSGAITVEQFLDLNEKIGGYDQDGEPATARTVSDLTALPRVYELGRVGTGSGGLSTVPIFHLRPYAEPAGDIHTAYNDIKLREQLKRANGRFDNQVIWTLPHPALGPLLGLDPAQQQALVELVRQQAVARLDLMTAWLDALSADPAPLTPDKVARLKPRDAEDACWSATDRVRHREPATLDGPGVCNTLYPKTPSPRMVAGASVADDILKCRLKRIDLADYAPAVFTPAQAARLAAVFPNGVCDWRQPGIGQSHATRTWVRY; from the coding sequence ATGGACCTCTTCAACCTCCGGAGCCGCGCCAGTCGCAAGGCGGGTGCGCAGCGGCGAACCTCCCTTTGGGCATCGGCCGTGCTGTGCGCCTCGCTGGGCGGCGGCCTTGCCACCACCGCCTGTGCCACCGCGTCAAAGGCCGACGCCGCCCTACTGACCGCCGAGGTGCTGTCCGGCCGGGCCGACATGGTCAGTGGCGGCAGTACCCTCCTCGGCGTGACGCTGCCGGCCGGCGTGCCGGTCGACTCGCTGCGTTTCACGGTGGACGGCGTTCCGGCCAAGGCACAGGTGCTGCGCAGCCGCGACCAGCGGGTGGAGGCGCTGGTCTCCGGGCTGCCGGTCGGCGAGCACCAGGTGCGTGTGGCCAGCACCAACCTGCCCGATACCGTCGCGCAAGTGGTGGTTCGCAACCATCCGCTGTGGGGGCCGATCTTCTCCGGCCCGCATCTGGCGCCATTCGAGTGCCGCACGCGCGAGGCCGGCCTTGGCGCGCCGCTGGACGCCAATTGCTCGGCGGCCACGCGCTACGACTGGTTCTATTTCACCGCTGGCGGCGAACGCAAGCGACTCGCGGCTCCGCTTGGTCCCCGGCCGGCCGACCTGGCCAGCACCACGACGCTCGACGGCCGCAGCGTGCCCTTCATTGTCCGGGTGGAGTCGGGCACCCTCAACCGTGCGATCTACCGCATCGCCGTGCTGGACGACCCCAAGGCCGCCGGCGCCTGGAACCCGGCCGGCTGGAACCAGCGCGTGGTGCTGCGCTTCGGCGAATCGACCGGGGTGCAGTACAACCAGGGCGTCAATTCGGTGGATGATGTCTTCAAGACCACCGACTTCGATCGCCAGAGCATCACCGCGCTGGCGCGCGGCTTTGCCTATGTCGGCGCCACGCTCAACATCAACAAGGTCAACGTCAACGACCCGCTGGCCGCCGAGACGGCCATGATGCTGCGGGAGCACGTGGCCAAGCACTATGGCGTGCCGCGCTGGATGGCCGGGCTCGGCGGCTCGGGCGGTGCCATCCAGCAGTTGCTCATCGCACAGAACTACCCGGGCATCCTGGACGGCTTGATGGCCGACGCCAGCTTTCCGGATGTCTTCAGCACCGCCATGGCGGTGTCCGACTGCCGGCTGCTGCAGCGCTACTTTGCACACTCGCCACCCACCGACGAGGTGCGGCGCGCTGTCGAGGGGCACTTCAAGGACACCTGCCGCAACTGGGATGCCGGCAATGCGGACGCCATCGTCGTCACCAGCGGCGCCGTGCAACCCGCCTGCGGCCTGAGCGACCCGCAGCGCATCTACCACCCCGTGCGCAACCCGCAGGGGGTGCGCTGCTCCATCTATGACGTCAATGCCGCCTCGCTCGGCCGCGACGCCGATACCGGCTTCGTGCGACGCACGCTGGACAATGTGGGGGTGCAGTACGGCCTGACCGGGCTGCGCTCGGGCGCCATCACGGTGGAACAGTTCCTCGACCTCAACGAAAAGATCGGCGGCTACGACCAGGACGGCGAGCCCGCCACGGCCCGCACCGTGTCCGACCTCACCGCGCTGCCGCGGGTGTACGAGCTTGGCCGGGTGGGCACCGGCAGCGGCGGCCTGTCCACCGTCCCCATCTTCCACCTGCGGCCGTATGCCGAGCCGGCCGGCGACATCCATACCGCCTACAACGACATCAAGCTGCGGGAGCAGTTGAAGCGGGCCAACGGCCGCTTCGACAACCAGGTCATCTGGACCCTGCCTCACCCGGCGCTTGGACCGCTGTTGGGGCTCGATCCCGCGCAGCAGCAGGCGCTGGTGGAGCTGGTTCGTCAGCAGGCGGTGGCCCGGCTCGACCTGATGACGGCCTGGCTGGACGCCCTGAGTGCCGACCCGGCCCCCCTGACGCCGGACAAGGTGGCACGGCTCAAGCCCCGGGACGCCGAGGACGCCTGCTGGAGCGCCACCGACCGCGTGCGGCACCGCGAGCCGGCGACCCTTGACGGACCGGGCGTGTGCAACACGCTCTATCCCAAGACACCGTCGCCGCGCATGGTGGCCGGCGCATCGGTGGCCGATGACATCCTGAAATGCCGCCTCAAGCGCATCGACCTGGCCGACTATGCGCCGGCCGTCTTCACGCCGGCCCAGGCGGCCCGGCTGGCCGCGGTGTTTCCGAACGGTGTCTGCGACTGGCGCCAGCCGGGCATCGGGCAGAGCCATGCAACCCGGACGTGGGTGAGGTATTGA
- a CDS encoding serine/threonine-protein kinase, with product MTDRPAASAWIGRQLGAWRIDALIAEGGMGVVYRAERADGHYRQRVALKLLREGVDPARGVERFRAERHILASLDHPHLAKLLDGGVSPEGRPYLVMELVEGEAIDRYCDRLELPLRQRLALFRTVCEVVHYAHRKEVLHRDLKATNILVTHDGIVKLVDFGIAVRLAPAHAGTAVADTATAQALMTPEYASPEQLRGEPLTPASDIYSLGVVLFRLLTGASPYPVAADQPYALAQAICEGRPRRPSEAVADRPRQRQLRGDLDAVVGKALRKEAQGRYASAEALADDLFRHLEGLPVQARRGAWSYRAGRFALRHRRAVAAGLLANLALLTAIALAGYQVYQANRERARAERYFATVRRLADVFISDIDGAISPLPGSTPARKLVVEQALGYLQQLGVAPGGDLLLRVELASGYRKVGDIQGRPNAISLADPGGAMASYRRAEALLRELPGIEDLQAPELRAARQELAQVLLSRGTLHILLSENDQADVALTSAERLAAGLAGEAAADDVSASLLLGQVYAQQCRNRLYRADHAGYARIAPLATRLLEGVASRRPNDREAAVALAWHYTVQGEYLMAQTDRLAAHGREALAVFRHALTVSERLRRQHPGNTALQRMAGLARNRVAWALLRIGEARAAAAEYREALARFTELSAQAPREVQFRSDMARAGSDLARALVQAGETDTAIQAGQAALAIFDALPAGATAENSSRFRRGAGYYWTGQALAARAARRDAAPAAARQDLQAACRHWRQGLPILQAIHEQFGLGDHPDDLHPDRLRAALQRCPPPADPGAAGAAQE from the coding sequence ATGACGGACAGGCCAGCCGCCAGCGCCTGGATCGGCCGCCAGCTGGGCGCCTGGCGCATCGACGCACTGATCGCCGAAGGCGGCATGGGTGTCGTCTACCGAGCCGAGCGGGCCGACGGCCACTACCGGCAGCGCGTCGCCCTCAAGCTGCTGCGCGAGGGGGTCGACCCTGCCCGGGGCGTGGAACGCTTCAGGGCCGAGCGACACATCCTGGCCAGCCTCGACCATCCCCACCTGGCCAAGCTGCTGGACGGCGGCGTCAGCCCCGAGGGCCGGCCCTACCTGGTGATGGAGCTGGTGGAGGGCGAGGCGATCGACCGCTACTGCGACCGCCTGGAATTGCCGCTGCGCCAGCGGCTGGCCCTGTTCCGCACGGTCTGCGAGGTGGTGCACTACGCGCATCGAAAAGAGGTGCTCCACCGCGACCTGAAGGCGACCAACATCCTGGTGACGCACGACGGCATCGTGAAGCTGGTGGACTTCGGCATCGCGGTGCGACTGGCACCGGCCCACGCCGGGACCGCTGTAGCAGACACCGCCACGGCCCAGGCACTGATGACGCCGGAATACGCCAGCCCCGAGCAGCTGCGCGGCGAGCCGCTGACGCCGGCCAGCGACATCTACTCGCTGGGGGTGGTGCTGTTCCGGCTGCTCACCGGCGCCAGCCCGTATCCGGTGGCTGCCGACCAGCCCTACGCGCTGGCGCAGGCCATCTGCGAAGGCCGGCCGCGCCGGCCCAGCGAAGCGGTTGCCGACCGGCCGCGGCAACGCCAGCTGCGCGGCGACCTGGATGCCGTGGTCGGCAAGGCCCTGCGCAAGGAAGCACAGGGCCGCTACGCCTCGGCCGAGGCCCTGGCGGACGACCTGTTCCGCCATCTCGAGGGCTTGCCGGTGCAGGCCCGCCGCGGTGCATGGAGCTACCGGGCGGGCCGCTTCGCGCTGCGCCACCGCCGCGCAGTGGCGGCCGGGCTGCTGGCCAACCTGGCGTTGCTGACCGCGATTGCGCTGGCCGGCTACCAGGTCTACCAGGCCAACCGCGAGCGAGCGCGGGCAGAGCGATATTTCGCGACGGTGCGGCGGCTCGCCGATGTGTTCATCTCGGACATCGATGGCGCCATCAGTCCCCTGCCGGGCTCGACGCCGGCCCGCAAGCTGGTGGTGGAGCAGGCCCTGGGCTACCTGCAGCAGCTCGGCGTCGCTCCGGGCGGCGACCTGTTGCTGCGGGTGGAACTGGCGTCCGGCTACCGCAAGGTCGGTGACATCCAGGGCCGGCCCAACGCCATCAGCCTGGCCGACCCGGGTGGCGCGATGGCCAGCTACCGTCGCGCCGAGGCCTTGTTGCGCGAACTGCCCGGGATCGAGGACCTGCAGGCGCCCGAGCTGCGGGCAGCGCGCCAGGAACTGGCCCAGGTGCTGCTGAGCCGGGGCACGCTGCACATCCTGCTGTCCGAGAACGACCAGGCCGACGTGGCCCTGACCAGCGCGGAGCGCCTGGCCGCCGGGCTGGCCGGCGAGGCGGCGGCGGACGACGTGTCCGCCTCGCTGCTGCTGGGGCAGGTGTACGCCCAGCAATGCCGCAACCGGCTCTACCGCGCCGACCATGCCGGCTACGCCAGGATCGCGCCTCTCGCCACCCGGCTGCTCGAAGGCGTGGCCAGTCGCCGCCCCAACGACCGCGAGGCGGCCGTGGCGCTCGCCTGGCACTACACGGTGCAGGGCGAGTACCTGATGGCGCAGACCGACCGGCTGGCGGCACACGGCCGCGAGGCACTGGCGGTGTTTCGCCATGCACTGACGGTGTCCGAACGGCTGCGCCGCCAGCACCCCGGCAACACCGCCCTGCAGCGGATGGCCGGCCTGGCACGCAACCGGGTCGCCTGGGCGCTGCTGCGCATCGGCGAGGCCCGGGCTGCAGCGGCCGAGTACCGCGAGGCGCTGGCCCGGTTCACGGAACTGTCGGCGCAAGCGCCGCGGGAGGTGCAGTTCCGCTCCGACATGGCGCGCGCCGGCAGCGACCTGGCGCGGGCACTGGTGCAGGCCGGCGAGACCGACACCGCGATCCAGGCGGGCCAGGCGGCGCTGGCGATCTTCGACGCGCTGCCCGCCGGCGCCACGGCCGAAAACTCCTCGCGCTTTCGCCGCGGCGCCGGCTACTACTGGACCGGCCAGGCACTGGCCGCACGGGCGGCCCGGCGCGATGCGGCGCCGGCCGCGGCCCGGCAGGACCTGCAGGCCGCTTGTCGGCACTGGCGCCAGGGGCTGCCCATCCTGCAGGCCATCCATGAGCAGTTCGGGCTGGGCGACCATCCCGATGACCTGCACCCCGACCGGCTGCGCGCCGCCCTGCAGCGCTGCCCGCCCCCCGCCGACCCAGGCGCCGCCGGCGCGGCACAGGAGTGA
- a CDS encoding LuxR family transcriptional regulator: MDITRWLDTTVRERPDTPAPASLINRPPPTLPVLLHEEAPGNRLPPGSVPHQPSLLGALLGAASAAERQRIVRAQLRLLGFERLGYGRLMQLGDSLTPLSFCLTYADRRWAERYFAQAYHEIDPRLPPALRSSLPVAWSLDALTAQVSAGRHGVRQRRFFADLAATGMRSGVVFALPATAGGQRELLSLLSRAPDTRWMGDALIGEVLTLSLCLHEVYSREQSRPAAPEQPPAPTALSAVHRHILNCISQGLGDKEIAARLGCTLHNVDYHLRQLRRRFGVRNRVQLMHAAQELMQG, translated from the coding sequence ATGGACATCACCCGCTGGCTCGACACCACAGTGCGGGAACGGCCGGACACCCCGGCACCCGCCTCCCTGATCAACCGGCCGCCGCCGACGCTGCCGGTGCTGTTGCACGAAGAAGCACCGGGCAACCGCCTGCCGCCGGGCAGCGTGCCGCACCAGCCCTCGCTGCTGGGGGCCCTGCTCGGGGCGGCCTCTGCGGCGGAACGGCAGCGCATCGTGAGGGCGCAGCTGCGGCTGCTGGGCTTTGAACGGCTGGGCTACGGGCGCCTGATGCAACTGGGCGACTCGCTGACGCCACTGTCGTTTTGCCTGACATATGCAGACCGGCGCTGGGCCGAGCGCTATTTCGCCCAGGCCTACCACGAGATCGACCCGCGCCTGCCACCGGCCCTGCGCTCCAGCCTCCCGGTGGCATGGAGCCTGGACGCGCTCACCGCGCAGGTGAGCGCCGGGCGGCACGGCGTGCGGCAGCGGCGATTCTTCGCCGACCTGGCCGCCACCGGCATGCGCAGCGGCGTGGTGTTTGCACTGCCGGCCACGGCGGGCGGACAGCGCGAGCTGCTGAGCCTGCTGTCGCGCGCGCCGGACACGCGCTGGATGGGCGACGCGCTGATCGGCGAGGTGCTGACCCTCTCGCTGTGCCTGCACGAGGTGTACAGCCGGGAGCAGAGCCGGCCAGCCGCGCCCGAGCAGCCGCCGGCGCCCACGGCGCTGTCTGCGGTGCACCGCCATATCCTGAACTGCATTTCACAGGGCCTGGGCGACAAGGAGATCGCCGCCCGCCTGGGCTGCACCCTGCACAACGTTGACTACCACCTGCGCCAGCTGCGCCGCCGCTTCGGTGTGCGCAACCGGGTGCAGCTGATGCACGCCGCGCAGGAGTTGATGCAGGGCTGA
- a CDS encoding PEP-CTERM sorting domain-containing protein, producing MRRLHAALAALPSLAAAVPAWAVDTVWTGGAGPGRPDWDLAPNWSAGPPAASDTEALLGDHDTMLRRGRFVARGLRGTGTLRMTGGQLDLHAGASRLGALELTGGTLVGHGTALELGRLRWRGGSIGDRASVEGTDMALTVTGRTVLDGPSLVMAGAGSLQLNGRTEWRDGASVLATPQLVIGPEGVFHDTARTAAHALGAYGTTLRIEGRYVKTGAATTSVATRSYSFDNRGRLDVLGGTWEQRVEPGGSWSNSGHVRVKDATMRLNTFRAGVSQDGVVEVLSDAQLVVRYDRGLLASTGTWNIAKGGQVELVDSEFYNEFEARFDRGAVNNDGVLRFAEGRASIGSDVRLQGTGRLEVARAARVRVDGDIEMGALSVGDPLNNGDPPYASAQFSRLQVQGQMNLGELEWGEAVLQVAGPVTVRGRAELYDRRDYWAGFSLPPGKEIRSAYTFLGAAGWDGNADLYGSGSIRIGPDGRFEDRNSQGTRDSEFDVPRPTRVAVSSFLNEGRYLKTGAGATTVSAAFTNAGTVRSVAAGPLTFTGRFDNLGSVEVERGRLVLWGPLVQYRNGELSGGRLVARDGTLALNLGNGPDGRRPALIDTNRGELVLDGAQARIVTLWQGNEYNALGGALLNPGTVRLLGGADVQIHQLDNLGVMDIGTGSALRTTRYSQWAESAAAARPVTWLAGLVEAPVVELLGGDLSAGASGEVGRGSVQGELMLLGAGRLWLDVATGGDVDQLLVSGTARLEGLLWAQFDPASVVTGSYRFLTAEGGVRGQFLRVDSNLDSAHYQLALRYGADHVELVVSGVPEPGSWLLMGMGLAVLAGGLRRRAARNPGPGQAG from the coding sequence GTGCGGCGCCTCCATGCTGCGCTGGCGGCCTTGCCGTCGCTGGCGGCGGCAGTGCCGGCGTGGGCCGTCGACACGGTGTGGACCGGTGGCGCCGGCCCTGGGCGGCCTGACTGGGACCTGGCCCCCAACTGGTCTGCCGGCCCGCCCGCTGCCAGCGACACCGAGGCATTGCTCGGCGACCACGACACCATGCTGCGTCGCGGCCGCTTTGTCGCCCGCGGCCTGCGTGGCACTGGCACGCTGCGCATGACGGGCGGACAACTGGACCTGCATGCGGGCGCTTCCCGCCTCGGCGCACTCGAGCTCACTGGCGGCACGCTGGTGGGCCACGGCACCGCACTGGAGCTGGGCCGGCTGCGATGGCGTGGCGGCAGCATCGGCGACCGCGCCTCGGTCGAAGGCACCGACATGGCGCTCACCGTGACCGGCCGCACCGTGCTGGACGGGCCGTCGCTGGTGATGGCGGGTGCCGGGTCATTGCAGTTGAACGGCCGTACCGAATGGCGCGACGGCGCATCGGTGCTGGCCACACCGCAGTTGGTCATCGGACCGGAGGGTGTCTTCCATGACACGGCCCGCACGGCTGCCCACGCGCTCGGCGCTTACGGCACGACGCTGCGCATCGAGGGCCGCTACGTCAAGACCGGCGCCGCGACGACCAGCGTCGCGACCAGGTCCTACTCCTTCGACAATCGCGGTCGCCTGGATGTGCTGGGTGGCACCTGGGAACAGCGCGTGGAGCCGGGAGGCAGCTGGTCCAACAGCGGCCATGTGCGGGTGAAGGACGCGACGATGCGGCTCAACACCTTCCGTGCCGGCGTGTCCCAGGACGGCGTGGTCGAGGTGCTGTCCGACGCCCAGCTCGTCGTGCGCTACGACCGGGGCCTGCTCGCAAGCACCGGCACCTGGAACATCGCCAAGGGTGGGCAGGTGGAGCTGGTCGACAGCGAGTTCTACAACGAGTTCGAGGCCCGCTTCGACCGGGGAGCGGTGAACAACGATGGGGTGCTGCGCTTTGCCGAAGGCCGGGCCAGCATCGGCTCGGACGTCCGCCTGCAAGGCACCGGTCGCCTGGAAGTGGCGCGGGCCGCCCGCGTGCGCGTGGACGGCGACATCGAGATGGGCGCCCTGAGCGTCGGCGACCCCCTGAACAATGGCGACCCGCCGTATGCCAGTGCGCAGTTCAGCCGGCTGCAGGTGCAGGGCCAGATGAACCTGGGCGAGCTGGAGTGGGGCGAAGCTGTGCTGCAGGTGGCCGGGCCAGTGACCGTGCGCGGACGCGCGGAGCTGTACGACCGGCGCGACTACTGGGCCGGCTTCTCCCTGCCCCCGGGCAAGGAGATTCGCAGCGCCTACACCTTCCTGGGCGCGGCCGGCTGGGACGGCAACGCCGACCTCTATGGCAGCGGCAGCATCCGCATCGGGCCCGACGGCCGATTCGAGGACCGCAACAGCCAGGGCACCCGCGATTCCGAATTCGATGTGCCGCGCCCCACCCGTGTGGCGGTGTCCTCCTTCCTGAACGAGGGCCGCTACCTGAAGACCGGGGCTGGCGCCACCACGGTGAGCGCCGCCTTCACGAACGCGGGCACGGTCCGTTCGGTCGCTGCCGGGCCGCTGACCTTCACCGGCCGCTTTGACAATCTTGGCAGCGTCGAGGTCGAGCGCGGCCGCCTGGTGCTGTGGGGCCCCCTGGTGCAGTACCGCAATGGCGAGCTCAGCGGCGGCCGCCTGGTGGCGCGAGACGGCACGCTGGCGTTGAACCTGGGCAATGGCCCGGACGGGCGCCGTCCGGCCCTCATCGACACCAACCGCGGTGAACTGGTGCTCGATGGCGCGCAGGCCCGTATCGTGACCCTGTGGCAGGGCAACGAATACAACGCCCTCGGCGGCGCGCTGCTGAACCCGGGGACGGTGCGCCTGCTGGGCGGGGCCGACGTGCAGATCCACCAGCTGGACAACCTGGGAGTGATGGACATCGGCACCGGCAGCGCGCTGCGCACCACCAGGTACAGCCAGTGGGCAGAGTCGGCCGCTGCGGCGCGGCCGGTGACCTGGTTGGCCGGCCTTGTGGAAGCTCCCGTGGTGGAGCTGCTCGGCGGCGACCTGAGCGCTGGCGCCTCCGGCGAGGTGGGCCGGGGCAGCGTGCAGGGCGAGCTGATGCTGTTGGGAGCCGGGCGCCTGTGGCTGGACGTGGCAACGGGTGGCGATGTCGACCAGCTTCTGGTGTCGGGAACGGCCCGGCTGGAAGGCTTGTTGTGGGCGCAGTTCGATCCGGCGTCGGTGGTGACCGGCAGCTACCGCTTCCTGACGGCCGAGGGCGGCGTGAGAGGCCAGTTCTTGCGAGTGGACAGCAACCTCGACAGCGCGCACTACCAGCTGGCGCTGCGCTATGGCGCCGACCATGTGGAACTGGTGGTGTCCGGCGTGCCGGAGCCGGGCAGCTGGCTGCTGATGGGCATGGGCCTGGCCGTCCTGGCCGGGGGGCTGCGCCGTCGTGCGGCGCGAAACCCAGGCCCGGGCCAAGCCGGCTGA
- a CDS encoding serine/threonine-protein kinase, with product MDSQRWQQIKSLLADCLALPPEDQAPAARRLSSGDAELQEELLSLLAAEAEGGHAIDTMPAALALDALAGLGSLRWTGRRLGPYRIVAPLGQGGMGQVYRAERVDGQYEQAVAVKVMRPDLPPQALLERFRAERQILAGLDHPNLAKLLDGGVSDDGLPYFVMELVEGEPLLAYCERLELDIEARLRLFRTICKVVHHAHQRGVVHRDLKPDNLLVTGAGQVKLVDFGIAKQLATAPGPAAPRTATVLRALTPEYASPEQLRGEPVTPASDVYSLGVVLYRLLVSASPYGSATRDPYALSQAICESEPVPPSRALPATGPQARQRRRRLSGDLDAVVLMALRKQPAHRYASAEALADDLFRHLEGLPVQARRGAWSYRAGRFALRHRAMLGAAVLANLALAAGAVVASYAAYEARQQQQRAERHFASVRQLARALVREVHPAIAPLPGSGPARRLIVEQALNYLGQLQAEASDDPTLQLELAAGYRRVGDLQAAEPPASLPELQAALASYRRGLALLAPLVDGPVATQAPARREQAALEQRQAALLARLAGSASPLPDLAASPAPAPP from the coding sequence ATGGATTCGCAACGCTGGCAACAGATCAAAAGCCTGCTGGCCGACTGCCTGGCCCTGCCGCCTGAAGACCAGGCGCCGGCCGCCCGGCGCCTGAGCAGCGGCGATGCCGAACTGCAGGAGGAACTGCTGTCGCTGCTGGCCGCCGAAGCCGAAGGCGGCCATGCCATCGACACCATGCCGGCGGCCCTGGCGCTCGATGCGCTGGCCGGCCTGGGCAGCCTCCGCTGGACCGGGCGCCGGCTCGGGCCCTATCGGATCGTGGCGCCACTCGGCCAGGGTGGCATGGGCCAGGTCTACCGGGCCGAACGGGTGGACGGCCAATACGAGCAGGCGGTGGCCGTCAAGGTGATGCGGCCGGACCTGCCGCCGCAGGCCTTGCTGGAGCGCTTTCGCGCCGAGCGACAGATCCTGGCCGGGCTGGACCATCCCAACCTCGCCAAGCTGCTGGACGGCGGCGTGAGCGACGACGGCCTGCCGTATTTCGTGATGGAGCTGGTCGAAGGCGAGCCGCTGCTTGCCTATTGCGAGCGGCTGGAGCTGGACATCGAGGCCCGCTTGCGACTCTTCCGCACCATCTGCAAGGTGGTGCACCACGCCCACCAGCGCGGGGTGGTGCACCGCGACCTGAAACCCGACAACCTGTTGGTCACCGGCGCCGGCCAGGTCAAGCTGGTGGACTTCGGCATCGCCAAGCAGCTGGCCACTGCCCCGGGCCCGGCCGCCCCGCGCACCGCCACCGTGCTGCGTGCGCTGACCCCGGAGTACGCCAGCCCGGAGCAGTTGCGCGGTGAACCGGTGACACCGGCCAGCGATGTGTACTCGCTGGGCGTCGTGCTCTATCGATTGCTGGTGTCGGCCAGCCCCTATGGCAGCGCGACTCGCGACCCCTACGCGCTGTCGCAGGCGATTTGCGAGAGCGAGCCGGTGCCGCCCAGCCGGGCCCTGCCCGCCACCGGGCCCCAGGCACGACAGCGGCGCCGCCGCCTCAGCGGCGACCTCGACGCGGTGGTGTTGATGGCGCTGCGCAAGCAGCCGGCCCACCGCTACGCGTCGGCCGAGGCGCTGGCCGACGACTTGTTCCGCCACCTGGAGGGCCTGCCGGTACAAGCGCGCCGCGGCGCCTGGAGCTACCGTGCCGGGCGTTTCGCACTGCGCCATCGCGCCATGCTGGGCGCCGCCGTGCTGGCCAACCTGGCCCTGGCGGCCGGTGCCGTCGTGGCCAGCTACGCCGCCTACGAGGCGCGGCAGCAGCAGCAGCGAGCGGAACGCCATTTCGCCAGCGTGCGGCAACTGGCGCGGGCACTGGTGCGCGAGGTGCATCCGGCCATTGCGCCGCTGCCGGGGTCCGGGCCGGCTCGACGCCTGATCGTGGAGCAGGCGCTCAACTACCTGGGCCAGTTGCAGGCCGAGGCGTCGGACGACCCGACCCTGCAGCTTGAGCTGGCCGCCGGCTACCGCCGTGTCGGCGACCTGCAGGCCGCCGAGCCGCCAGCCTCGCTGCCCGAGCTGCAGGCCGCCCTGGCCAGCTACCGCCGGGGCCTGGCGCTGCTGGCCCCGCTGGTGGACGGGCCCGTGGCGACGCAGGCGCCCGCCCGCCGTGAACAGGCTGCATTGGAGCAACGCCAGGCAGCACTGCTGGCGCGGCTTGCAGGCAGTGCTTCGCCGCTGCCCGACCTGGCAGCGAGCCCGGCGCCCGCGCCTCCCTGA
- a CDS encoding ECF-type sigma factor: MTAATDAPLAGLAAGAAPGAPGAVTQLLHSWASGDGAALERLLPLVYDELRRMARRHLRHERGEHTLGGTGLVHEAYLRLAHAGPTQWQSRAEFFGWASTLMRRILVDHARARQAAKRGGGTPLYSLEALQDEATATPAALRLSAAYSSDDILDLLALDDALQRLEALDAQQGRVVELRFFGGLSVLETAEALGISPATVKREWATARPWLLRELGRPPASGKA; encoded by the coding sequence ATGACCGCCGCCACTGACGCCCCCTTGGCCGGCCTAGCCGCCGGCGCCGCGCCCGGCGCGCCGGGAGCCGTCACCCAGCTGCTGCACAGCTGGGCCAGCGGAGACGGCGCTGCACTGGAGCGCCTGCTGCCGCTCGTCTACGATGAACTGCGCCGCATGGCGCGCCGCCACTTGCGGCACGAGCGGGGCGAACACACGCTGGGCGGTACCGGCCTCGTGCACGAGGCCTACCTGCGCCTGGCCCACGCCGGCCCGACGCAATGGCAGTCGCGGGCGGAGTTCTTCGGATGGGCCTCGACCCTGATGCGCCGCATCCTGGTCGACCATGCGCGGGCCCGGCAGGCCGCCAAGCGCGGCGGTGGCACGCCGCTCTACAGCCTCGAAGCCCTGCAGGACGAGGCTACCGCCACCCCGGCCGCCCTGCGCCTGAGCGCCGCCTATAGCAGCGATGACATCCTGGACCTGCTCGCGCTGGACGACGCACTGCAGCGGCTGGAGGCACTCGATGCCCAGCAGGGCCGGGTGGTGGAGCTGCGCTTCTTCGGCGGCCTGAGCGTGCTGGAAACCGCCGAGGCGCTCGGCATCTCACCGGCCACCGTGAAGCGCGAATGGGCCACCGCCCGGCCGTGGCTGCTGCGCGAGCTGGGCCGGCCGCCGGCATCCGGCAAGGCATGA